One Engystomops pustulosus chromosome 7, aEngPut4.maternal, whole genome shotgun sequence DNA window includes the following coding sequences:
- the LOC140068724 gene encoding olfactory receptor 5G29-like has product MSTSNQTVIVDFFLLGFRNLHSFRFLLFTLLLLVYVVTLGGNLLIITLFLSSSILNSPMYFFLSHLSFCDTMFTSDVLPNMLEVIVKEGSTLSVVGCIAQYHVFGFSATTESFLLTVMSYDRYLAICNPLRYTAIMNLSLQVCLVASSWILGLVVTMTSLLLICRLQFCGSNVIDHFFCDVAPLLDLSCSDTSFVKIEIYVSSVPIVLLPFLFIIGSYSSIFWSIVRISSTSGRQKAFSTCSSHLTVVSMYYGTLFAVYVVPTSISSLNLKKILSLLYTVVTPLFNPIIYSLRNQEIKAAFEVQLFRRQNR; this is encoded by the coding sequence ATGTCTACAAGCAACCAGACAGTCATTGTAGACTTCTTCCTGTTGGGGTTCAGAAATCTTCATAGTTTTCGGTTTCTCCTATTCACTTTGCTCCTCCTGGTTTATGTTGTAACATTGGGGGGTAACCTATTGATCATCACTTTGTTTCTATCCAGTAGTATTCTCAACTCTCCCATGTACTTTTTCCTCAGTCACCTGTCCTTCTGTGACACCATGTTCACCTCCGATGTCTTGCCAAACATGCTGGAGgtcatagtaaaagaaggtagtaCATTGTCCGTGGTGGGCTGCATTGCCCAATATCATGTTTTTGGTTTCTCAGCTACAACAGAGTCGTTTCTTCTTacggtgatgtcctatgaccgATACTTGGCCATATGTAATCCTTTACGATACACAGCAATTATGAATTTGAGCCTTCAAGTTTGTCTTGTGGCTTCTTCATGGATCCTAGGCTTAGTGGTGACGATGACTTCACTCCTTCTTATATGTAGGCTCCAATTCTGTGGATCCAATGTGATTGACCATTTCTTCTGTGACGTTGCTCCTCTTCTGGACCTTTCCTGTTCGGATACATCTTTTGTAAAAATTGAAATATACGTGTCTTCTGTCCCCATAGTGCTGCTTCCATTTCTATTCATAATTGGGAGTTACAGCTCTATCTTCTGGAGTATTGTACGGATTTCGTCCACCTCTGGGAGGCAAAAGGCTTTCTCAACCTGTAGTTCACATCTAACGGTAGTATCCATGTATTATGGGACATTATTTGCTGTGTATGTTGTACCCACCAGCATTTCCTCATTGAACCTCAAAAAAATATTGTCTCTTTTATATACTGTGGTCACACCATTGTTCAATCCCATAATCTACAGTCTTAGGAATCAAGAGATCAAAGCTGCATTTGAGGTCCAACTTTTTAGAAGACAGAATAGATAA
- the LOC140068723 gene encoding acyl-coenzyme A thioesterase THEM4-like, producing MVLRMLRGCSRLLHKSKALYTYRIQHQETTISSCYYSVRHHCPTEELRDFGLPNATWSPNLRNLYNNFMELSKTGGWTRIPSHNTIAHHLEGDPLETGIGKRMFLRNLDSDGLGFEYCMFYNKDERRMVCLFQPGPYLEGPPGYAHGGCIATIIDSTAGAGAVYTCGSVMTANLNITYHKPVPLGSTLFVESHVDKIQGRKVYSSCHIQSYDGVILHAEATALFIKANQ from the exons ATGGTACTTAGAATGTTGCGAGGATGCAGCAGATTACTCCACAAGTCCAAGGCTCTGTATACTTATCGAATTCAGCATCAAGAAACCACCATCTCTTCTTGCTACTATTCT GTCAGACACCACTGTCCTACTGAAGAACTACGAGATTTTGGACTACCCAATGCTACGTGGAGCCCGAACTTGAGGAATCTATACAACAACTTCATGGAACTCAGCAAAACCGGTGGCTGGACACGTATTCCTTCCCACAACACTATTGCGCATCACTTAGAAG GTGATCCTCTTGAGACAGGAATAGGCAAACGGATGTTCCTCAGAAATTTAGACAGTGATGGTCTTGGATTTGAGTACTGCATGTTTTATAACAAGGATGAGAGGAGAATGGTCTGTCTTTTCCAACCTGGTCCCTACCTAGAGGGTCCTCCAGG GTATGCTCATGGAGGATGCATTGCCACAATCATCGACAGTACAGCTGGAGCGGGAGCCGTATACACCTGTGGTAGTGTCATGACAGCTAATCTCAACATCACCTACCACAA GCCTGTACCCCTGGGGAGTACCTTGTTCGTCGAGAGCCACGTTGACAAAATTCAGGGACGTAAGGTGTACTCAAGCTGCCATATCCAAAGTTATGATGGCGTAATACTTCATGCAGAAGCCACAG CTCTATTTATCAAGGCAAACCAATGA
- the STX7 gene encoding syntaxin-7, with protein sequence MAYNSTRDPAQLAQTISSNILRITQGSAEIQRIVNQLGTVQDTAELQNQLQQKIQNVNKLAKDTDKCLKEFSSLPSDSDQRQRKLQKDRLLNEFSSALTNFQKIQRLAAEKEKDFVARVRAGSRVSGGAPDDGIRDGSLVNWENESQSQATMQEELITEEDLRLIEERETAIHQLEEDIRGINDIFKDLGMMVHEQGEMIDSIEANVESAEVHVTQANQQLARAAEYQRKSRKKICIIILVLAVLGVILGLIIWGATKK encoded by the exons CCGCAGAGATCCAGAGGATAGTGAACCAGCTGGGGACCGTACAGGACACGGCAGAGCTACAGAACCAACT acaacAGAAGATACAGAATGTCAATAAACTTGCCAAAGACACAGACAAATGTCTCAAGGAATTTTCGTCACTCCCTTCCGACAGCGATCAG CGGCAGAGAAAGCTCCAGAAGGACAGACTCCTGAACGAGTTCTCCTCCGCCCTGACCAACTTCCAGAAGATTCAGAGACTAGCGGCCGAGAAAGAGAAAGACTTTGTGGCCAGAGTCCGTGCCGGCTCCAGAGTATCG GGCGGGGCACCTGATGACGGAATAAGGGACGGATCATTGGTCAACTGGGAGAA TGAGAGCCAATCACAGGCAACGATGCAGGAGGAGCTTATCACGGAGGAGGATCTGCGGCTCATAGAGGAGCGGGAGACGGCCATCCACCAGCTGGAG GAGGACATAAGAGGGATAAATGATATCTTCAAAGACTTGGGGATGATGGTCCACGAGCAAGGAGAAATGATAG ACAGCATAGAGGCCAATGTAGAGAGCGCTGAGGTACATGTGACGCAAGCCAACCAGCAGCTAGCCCGAGCAGCCGAGTACCAG CGCAAGTCCCGGAAGAAGATTTGTATTATCATTCTTGTGCTGGCAGTACTGGGGGTCATTCTTGGATTGATTATCTGGGGAGCCACCAAAAAATAG